One Ahaetulla prasina isolate Xishuangbanna chromosome 10, ASM2864084v1, whole genome shotgun sequence genomic region harbors:
- the LSM10 gene encoding U7 snRNA-associated Sm-like protein LSm10 encodes MEISHSVKERTIAENSLVLLLQGLHNRVTTVELRDESVAVGRIVNVDAFMNVRLDEATFTDRHGRARRLQDLFVTGRNVRYVHIPDEVDIRATIEQQLQLIHRVRTFGGRGKGRTEFLRPKPAGK; translated from the coding sequence ATGGAGATCAGCCACTCGGTGAAGGAGCGCACCATCGCGGAGAACAGCCTGGTGCTGCTCCTGCAGGGCCTGCACAACCGCGTCACCACCGTGGAGCTGCGCGACGAGAGCGTGGCCGTGGGCCGCATCGTCAACGTGGACGCCTTCATGAACGTCCGCCTGGACGAGGCCACCTTCACCGACCGCCACGGCCGCGCCCGCCGCCTGCAGGACCTCTTCGTCACCGGCAGGAACGTCCGCTACGTCCACATCCCCGACGAGGTGGACATCCGGGCCACCATCGAGCAGCAGCTGCAGCTCATCCACCGCGTTCGCACCTTCGGCGGCCGAGGCAAGGGCAGGACCGAGTTCCTTCGGCCGAAGCCGGCGGGCAAGTGA